One window from the genome of Crassostrea angulata isolate pt1a10 chromosome 2, ASM2561291v2, whole genome shotgun sequence encodes:
- the LOC128172123 gene encoding ficolin-3-like, whose protein sequence is MKDILTGAMFLFVIYQNAARSQVFRYYIENTDFVDKIVGTLLGVEKGPMPFIDCAIKCNRCCACFGFNSLTKKCRIHQSCDVSNVSGDGAGWRYYVFNKLANPKNCQELYEGGCTASGVFTICPWDRHDANHRCVNAFCDMQTQGGGWTVLQRSVDGLVNFNRSWVEYKSGFGILKQTFWIGNDVIHQLTREDNVSLYVSIKTPTEGKRFQLYDCFSISDEAHKYKLTLGEPTTGTLGDSMVNTEYTGEDNLLGMLFTTYDQDNDEYSDGNCGAIYGGGWWFKWCHIAHLHGPWASSEWIYPWYPSVISGTYIQETLMMVKPN, encoded by the exons ATGAAGGACATTTTAACAGGTGCAATGTTTCTGTTCGTGATTTACCAGAACGCGGCAAGATCTCAAGTTTTTCGTTATTACATTGAAAACACTGACTTCGTTGACAAAATTGTTGGAACCCTATTAGGTGTGGAAAAAGGACCTATGCCTTTCATTGATTGTGCCATCAAATGCAACAGATGTTGTGCATGTTTTGGTTTCAATTCATTGACAAAGAAGTGCCGTATCCATCAATCATGTGACGTAAGCAATGTGAGTGGAGATGGGGCGGGATGGAGATACTATGTGTTTAACAAATTAG CGAATCCAAAAAACTGCCAAGAGCTGTATGAAGGAGGGTGCACTGCCTCAGGTGTTTTCACCATTTGCCCTTGGGATAGGCATGATGCGAATCACCGGTGTGTAAACGCATTCTGTGATATGCAAACCCAGGGTGGAGGTTGGACG GTCCTTCAGAGAAGCGTCGATGGATTGGTTAACTTCAATCGATCCTGGGTAGAATATAAGAGTGGATTTGGGATCCTTAAACAAACTTTTTGGATTG GAAATGACGTAATTCATCAACTGACGCGAGAGGATAACGTTTCATTATACGTTTCAATAAAGACACCGACTGAAGGAAAGAGATTCCAGCTGTATGATTGTTTCTCTATATCTGATGAGGCTCACAAATACAAACTTACATTAGGAGAACCAACGACAGGAACACTAG GTGACAGTATGGTAAATACAGAATACACAGGAGAAGATAACCTTCTCGGCATGCTTTTCACCACGTATGATCAAGACAACGATGAGTATAGTGACGGTAATTGTGGCGCCATCTATGGTGGAGGGTGGTGGTTCAAATGGTGCCATATAGCGCACCTTCATGGGCCGTGGGCCTCCTCAGAATGGATCTATCCATGGTATCCGTCCGTAATCTCAGGAACCTACATACAAGAAACCCTCATGATGGTGAAACCTAACTGA